From Butyrivibrio proteoclasticus B316, the proteins below share one genomic window:
- a CDS encoding helicase-related protein — protein MKKKGQYNRFIAKRKKDKKDKLLAEKAFPKKEFTEYWKKHSDDVCRAVYDAFLDVLATEKLFMISKGPYGRSQRQEIFKENVGKFCEYIPKKFTGAMLKEMMPDYAKVIFGVILNCDNMPLVDFAMSVNEKIGTKIILNNLHVTKRDREIVEYVRAHLNEMVVYEQVSHNPKYVHAAERIKKTMEAKRLLYHNIQDSTPDDYTTLFPLARKMKRHFVLHIGPTNSGKTYQAVQELMEADSGIYLAPLRLLAYEQYESMNNNGCPCSMITGEERILVPGSFHQSSTIEMMSIRDEWDMAIIDEAQMVADRQRGGSWTAAILGLRAKKIHVCASPDAEKLLTRMIKSCGDIMEVVHHERKTPLEMDEEASNFRFPEDVKKGDALIVFSRKDVHSVAAELQDSGLTCSIIYGSLPYDVRHREAGKFADGETDVVVATDAIGMGMNLPIRRVVFLETVKYDGIKERPLTVSEIKQIAGRAGRYGKYDVGYVTSYYDYDIIKYLVFYDAVPIGKAMINIPEEFLEKDGKISTILELWNQIPAADFYDKGDILEKITVAHALEDIKDDRELIRQFIRIPINIKNEEIYDVYKKFYRAVAEGRPVELEETMRKYDNSGISPKYKQALQILETSSAIYDFLYSFTRFFGDEEDLEPILETKRQISEKIFTILDMQKLSMKSCKCCGKKLKWSYQYSVCQECYRKGRS, from the coding sequence CGATGCTTTTTTGGATGTTCTTGCAACAGAAAAACTGTTCATGATTTCAAAAGGGCCATATGGACGAAGCCAGAGGCAGGAGATCTTTAAGGAAAATGTGGGGAAGTTTTGTGAGTACATTCCTAAGAAATTTACCGGAGCCATGCTAAAAGAGATGATGCCGGATTATGCAAAAGTAATCTTCGGTGTGATCCTTAACTGCGATAACATGCCGCTTGTTGACTTTGCCATGTCGGTGAATGAGAAGATCGGCACTAAGATCATCTTGAATAACCTTCATGTGACAAAGCGTGACAGAGAGATCGTAGAGTATGTGAGAGCACATCTAAATGAGATGGTTGTTTATGAACAGGTTTCACATAACCCTAAGTATGTACATGCTGCAGAGCGAATCAAGAAGACAATGGAAGCAAAGAGGCTTCTATATCATAATATTCAGGATTCAACGCCTGATGATTATACAACACTCTTTCCTCTTGCAAGAAAGATGAAAAGGCATTTCGTACTTCATATAGGTCCTACTAATTCAGGTAAGACCTATCAGGCAGTTCAGGAACTCATGGAAGCCGACAGTGGAATTTACCTTGCGCCGTTACGACTCCTTGCCTATGAACAGTACGAATCTATGAACAATAACGGATGCCCATGCTCCATGATAACAGGAGAAGAAAGGATTCTAGTTCCTGGTTCGTTCCACCAGTCATCAACAATAGAGATGATGAGCATTAGGGATGAGTGGGATATGGCAATTATAGATGAGGCACAGATGGTAGCTGACCGCCAGAGAGGCGGCTCTTGGACTGCAGCTATTTTGGGACTTCGTGCTAAAAAGATCCATGTCTGCGCATCTCCTGATGCTGAAAAGCTCCTTACCAGAATGATAAAGAGCTGTGGTGATATCATGGAAGTTGTCCATCACGAAAGAAAGACACCACTTGAAATGGATGAGGAAGCATCAAACTTTAGGTTCCCTGAGGACGTTAAAAAGGGAGATGCTCTGATTGTTTTTTCAAGAAAAGACGTTCATAGTGTTGCAGCTGAGCTTCAGGACAGCGGCCTGACCTGCAGTATCATTTACGGATCACTTCCTTATGATGTAAGACATAGAGAAGCTGGCAAATTTGCAGATGGCGAAACTGATGTCGTGGTGGCAACTGATGCAATTGGAATGGGCATGAACCTTCCGATCAGGAGAGTTGTATTTTTAGAGACTGTTAAGTATGACGGCATAAAAGAGCGTCCTCTTACTGTATCTGAGATCAAGCAGATAGCAGGCCGTGCAGGTCGATATGGTAAGTATGATGTAGGATATGTTACTTCCTATTATGATTACGACATCATCAAATATCTTGTTTTCTACGATGCGGTTCCTATAGGAAAAGCCATGATAAACATCCCAGAAGAATTCCTTGAAAAGGATGGGAAGATATCAACAATCCTGGAACTGTGGAATCAGATTCCAGCTGCGGACTTTTATGATAAAGGCGATATCTTAGAAAAGATCACGGTCGCCCATGCCCTTGAGGATATAAAGGATGACAGGGAACTAATAAGACAGTTCATCAGAATTCCAATTAATATAAAGAACGAAGAGATATATGACGTTTACAAGAAGTTCTACAGAGCTGTTGCTGAGGGAAGACCTGTTGAGCTTGAAGAGACCATGAGAAAATATGACAATTCTGGTATCAGCCCCAAGTATAAGCAGGCTCTTCAGATACTTGAGACAAGCAGCGCAATATATGATTTTCTGTATTCCTTTACTAGATTCTTTGGGGATGAAGAAGATCTTGAGCCAATCCTTGAAACAAAGAGACAGATATCAGAAAAGATATTTACTATCCTTGATATGCAGAAACTCAGCATGAAGTCCTGTAAGTGCTGTGGCAAAAAGTTAAAGTGGTCATATCAGTATTCTGTATGTCAGGAGTGTTATAGAAAAGGTAGGAGTTAA
- a CDS encoding SGNH/GDSL hydrolase family protein: protein MIKNVLCYGDSNTYGYMPGYGTRYPRDIRYPGRLQYLLGEDFNVIEEGCSGRTTLYDDPIDGWKNGFDYLKPCLYSHRPIHIVVLMLGSNDLKTTFHLTASQIAESAGKLVDVIKEFTAEKQEYVPKIILVSPPEIGTGIRTSPFFGAFSETAIEESRKFPECYKKVAKEKGCIFFDAAKYIYPSEVDSLHLTPEGHITLADEISKVIRTIED, encoded by the coding sequence ATGATCAAAAATGTTTTATGCTATGGTGATTCAAATACATATGGATATATGCCTGGCTACGGGACCAGGTATCCTAGAGATATCAGATATCCGGGAAGGCTCCAATACCTTCTGGGAGAAGACTTTAATGTGATAGAAGAAGGTTGTAGCGGCAGGACCACTCTTTATGATGATCCGATAGATGGGTGGAAGAATGGTTTTGACTATCTAAAACCATGCCTTTATTCACACAGACCAATCCACATAGTGGTTTTGATGCTTGGAAGCAACGACTTAAAGACAACATTCCACCTTACAGCTTCTCAGATTGCAGAAAGTGCTGGAAAGCTGGTAGATGTGATCAAAGAGTTCACCGCTGAAAAACAGGAGTATGTTCCCAAGATAATTCTTGTATCTCCTCCGGAAATTGGAACAGGGATAAGGACTTCTCCTTTCTTTGGGGCATTTTCTGAAACCGCAATTGAAGAATCTAGAAAGTTCCCTGAGTGCTATAAAAAGGTAGCAAAAGAGAAAGGGTGTATATTCTTTGATGCGGCAAAATACATCTATCCTTCAGAAGTAGATTCGCTCCACCTTACACCGGAGGGGCATATAACTTTAGCGGATGAGATTTCAAAAGTAATCAGAACAATTGAAGATTAA
- a CDS encoding MFS transporter, whose protein sequence is MGNEEITVTEKSEWEVWRKYLCSEKRSLRIFLIHIVISVVFIVLVYFGYKIIKVPEYKLKDIYEKAFNWAMQWVDSETKFEDLRNPIGVIIFGATLSGIIMAAFTFLINMFKSRYDTSFMSYTDQIKQNVFFIGLNILFFSIVIFMFLATNLFNVVHEVVPKFPVTLFFVIIAAFIFIFGVCKNVVTLNEGGRSDILSFLEAFFIVSLLISYPIKEGSLVWVIIYMVFMNIITLSLMFRLETIYRNDTAIYYFQTEEGINDEKNDEENNEENDEKKDGKKRKLFIHYRLDDERVVCSEKPSLKEDSQKILYSISDLCNIDIKKDTSSYDSDWKTAVAKIKVLRDENAKCKAETKAERKAKRREKIKAIPRNIANWFKSIWKKITIIGWLYGRLSKKRKALKEANSEIERLKAEVTDLKKQLEDKNNKPA, encoded by the coding sequence ATGGGGAACGAAGAAATAACAGTGACTGAAAAATCTGAATGGGAGGTATGGAGAAAATATCTTTGTTCAGAGAAAAGATCCTTAAGGATATTTCTTATACATATTGTCATCAGCGTGGTTTTTATTGTTTTGGTATATTTTGGTTACAAAATAATAAAGGTTCCTGAGTACAAATTGAAAGATATATATGAAAAAGCATTTAACTGGGCCATGCAGTGGGTAGACAGTGAAACGAAATTTGAAGATCTACGAAATCCAATTGGCGTAATTATATTTGGTGCCACACTGTCTGGTATTATCATGGCTGCATTTACCTTTTTGATCAACATGTTTAAAAGTAGATATGATACATCATTTATGAGCTATACTGATCAAATAAAGCAGAATGTATTTTTTATAGGATTAAATATTCTGTTCTTTTCTATAGTGATTTTCATGTTCTTGGCTACAAATTTATTTAATGTAGTCCATGAAGTTGTACCTAAATTCCCGGTTACGTTATTTTTTGTGATAATAGCGGCATTTATCTTTATATTTGGTGTTTGCAAGAATGTCGTGACACTTAATGAAGGTGGTCGAAGCGATATACTATCTTTTCTTGAAGCCTTTTTCATTGTATCTCTGTTAATCTCTTATCCTATAAAAGAAGGTTCTCTAGTTTGGGTTATCATTTACATGGTATTCATGAATATTATTACTTTATCCTTGATGTTTCGGCTTGAGACTATTTACAGGAATGATACTGCAATTTATTACTTCCAGACAGAGGAAGGAATAAATGATGAAAAAAATGATGAAGAAAATAATGAAGAAAATGATGAAAAAAAGGATGGAAAAAAGAGGAAGCTATTCATTCACTATAGATTGGATGATGAAAGAGTAGTGTGCTCTGAAAAACCTAGCTTAAAAGAGGATTCACAAAAGATTCTATATTCTATAAGTGATCTGTGTAACATAGACATCAAAAAGGATACCAGTAGTTACGACAGTGACTGGAAAACTGCGGTTGCGAAAATAAAAGTACTCAGAGATGAAAATGCAAAATGCAAAGCAGAGACGAAAGCTGAACGAAAAGCTAAGCGGAGAGAAAAAATAAAGGCGATTCCTAGAAATATAGCCAATTGGTTTAAATCAATATGGAAGAAAATAACAATTATTGGATGGCTTTATGGCAGATTAAGCAAGAAACGTAAAGCATTAAAAGAAGCTAATTCAGAAATAGAACGCTTGAAAGCAGAAGTAACAGATCTTAAGAAACAATTGGAAGATAAAAACAATAAACCGGCCTGA